The genomic stretch CATATAAAAGAAAAGAGCTGTAAGCCCAAAGGAGGACAGTGGCAGACGACGGGGACAATGACAACGATCATCACCGACTCCTTCTCCTCAAACCCAGATCCTCTTGTTGAAGTTGCTTGATGAGGTCGAAACTCGCTTGATCGAGATTCGGATCAATCATACCCAACATACCCATATTGATGCCCACGCCCGTGCCCATACTCATGCCGTGTTCGAGTTTGATACCGTTGCTATCGGGGCGTCGGCCACCGGGCGTTGATTTTGGGGTTTTGCTGTTGCGGCCGCCGCGGGAAGGGGTGCGGCTGGCTTTGCGGGCCGAAGACGAgttttgttgttgttgctggGCGCGGGCTTTGTAGGAGGATAGGGTAGGTGTGATGGGCGGAGGAGGGAAGTCAGAGTTTGTGGTAAAGTTGTTGTAATTGTTTGTTGCGGGCGAGGTTATGTAGGGACTGTTATTGTTGTGGGTagttgtggttgtggttggGGTGGCAGCTGAGATTTGTCGGGGTGAAACTGGTGAAGAAGGATGGCGGACGGCGTGGTTTTCTGCTGTGGGCTTTGATGCGAAGCCGTTTGTGTGGTGTGAAGTGTTATTGTGGGGTGGGGGGCCAGGAGTAATGGCCTCCACGCTGGGACCGTGTGCTGCGCCATTGTGTCCTGTGTGCTCAATGCCTTCCATGAGCATGGGATCGGTTGGCGGATACTCGACTGACGACATGACGGAGTCCCCATTTCCTTGATAGGAGTGTGCCATATCCATGTTGTTGTAGTCCCCATTTGTATATGCTTGGAGGGCAGGGTCGACGGGTACTAGATCCTCGTTCTCGGGGCTTTGATCGAGTGCTTGCTGGGCGGAATAGGCGATATCCTGGAGGAAAGAAGAGCCACCACTAAACTGGTTTGGAAGAGAATGACGTCCGTGCATGTCGCCGTTCAAGTATTCATCGTCGTATGAAGATTCGTGTCTCATCCGTTTCGACCCTGTCCCAGAGTCCTCGTCGCTGACACGTCGCTTCTTGGAGGCTGATCCTCTCGGAATAGGGATCTCGTTGGCTTTGATTGGATCGACGTTGCCGTATTCGTCATGTATACAACGACGCTACGATGGTTAGCCATTGTCTTCATTCAATATGGTCATTCTTACCTTGCTCTTCCGGCAGTCAGCACAAGCCTTGACTCTCCCAGATTTGAGCGCATATGGGTCTCCGTTTACGTCGGCCATGATAGGACCACCGTTCACCGGCCCGCTGGCAACATTTGATAGGCTGTCCGCGATCGAATGATCACTCAGTCGACGTTTAACAGATATACCATATGAGCCAGAAAGGTCGATGGTGTGCATGCCTGGCTTCGATGTGTCAATGAGCTCATCTTTGTGCTTGCATCGTATCCGCCGCTTCCTACAGGCGTCACAAGCAACACGTTTTGGCCCAAGCTGTGACGTCTTCGGTGTTGTGATGTGTGGGTTGTTTGCTGACGGGCGGAGAAATCCGGTCAGTGGACCAGAAGTGACAGGTACCATGTCGAAGTTGTTGAAGTTCTCCACCTCCACAGGAGGCGAAGGCTCTGGGACCACATCAGACGCCTTGATACGAGCTGAAGACCGCTCGGCTGTTCCTCGGAGGGCTTCATGAATCGACTCTCGCTCcagtctcttcacctgagcAGCACTAAGCTTCTTCTCGGTAGTCTCCGTTACTTCCGGAAGAGAAGCATCGGAAAAGGCCCAGGTGAGAATGGTCTCGTTCCCACGCTTCCAAGCAATCCACATTGCAAATTGTCGAGCTAGTACAAGAGGCTCGCCGTGGCCTTTCGGTATTGACTTATTGACAGCAGTCCGGGTCTTCTGTGGGACGTCGATTTTGCCCTCGACGATGAGAACAGTTCTCCAGATGTAGTTAACAAGGTCGGTGAGCCCCTCTAGCTCATGTTTGGAGTAGTATCGCCTGTTGTAGTTCTGTGTGCCGAGATGTGAGTTGTGCCCAAATCTATCAGGTTCGCAGTAGATGGGAATGGACCGCTTGAACTGCTCGCCACTCTGCAGGAGCTCTTGAACCGGACCAGGAACGGGATCCTCTTCCAGGTATTTGATGACTGTCAGCCACATGATCTTCTGGAAGTAAGGATATCGAAACTGCAAAGCGACTTTGGTGTTCTTCTCAATCTCTAAGATCTTGATCTGCATGCCATAGTGTATGCGGGTCAGGAAGTTGCCTCCAATGACGAGACTGTCTTCGGGTGTCCAGACAGCATGAATCCAACCAGAGGGGATCAGCATCGTATCTCCAGGGTACAGGTCGACTCTGTAGCACTCTTTGACTTGTTTGCCGAGCCAGTCGTGACCTTGATTCGGCGAAAGACACCAGTCCTCGTACTTCTTGAGATTCTGCTTTGTAGGCGGtatgaagaagaagaccTTCTTGCCCTTTACAATGTGGTAGTAGACTGAAGAACCACCAAAGTCGATGTGGAAGTCGGTGAAGCAGTCGGCGACGGACATCAAGCAGTAGAACTGTACTGGTGGTGGAGCAAACTTGTCGTCTTCCCGCCATACAGAGTCTTGGAGATCCATTTCGCGAACGGCTTTGGGCCGTCGAATGAGCTTCCCTAACCGGCTCCGGGACACCTCCAGACTGATGACGTTTCGCACGGGCTTTTCGCCTTGTTGTTCGTAGTAGTCGGCCCATTTATTCATTGTCCATTTCTTGCCTTCGCCCTCCTGAGCCTTGACATCGATGACAGGCACAGTTTCGTTTGGGCCATATAGTTCTGCCACGCGCCGGACGGTCAATCCCTGGGGTATAACCATGTCGAGGCTGTCCTGGCCATCGTCCGCAACCGTCTCGTATTCGAATTGTAGTTTTGAACCCTCTGACTGTTGGTCGTTGTCCTCCACAAAGTCGTCCATCACTTGATCCTCAGCCAACGTCCCAAGCCGAGGATTCATGTCGCCAGGTATTACGATAGGTTCTTTAAACCCATTCATCTTCTCGAGAAAATCGCCGGTGATGAGCTCGGCCGGCACGCGCGCAAACATCTCGGGAGTAAATTCGATATCCCCATTCTTGAACGCCGAGATGTAATGGTGTTCAGGGTTATCGTCCGACGTCTTCAACACGCCTTCGTTTAGACCAGCGTAGTCAACAGTTGTGTGGGCTCTGACGGATTTACGAACCTCTGGACCATGTTAGAACTATAAGCCCAATGTGCGTCGGTAGACCTACTCGTTGTTTCACCAAACTTGGGTCTACACGGTTCGCAGTAGAATTTGTTTACCTCCCGCACCTCTCGCTCGCTGTTGAAACCAGCGCAAGGGTAGTGGTACCATTCTTTGCAGCCATCACATCCGATCCACTGCTCGCCATCACCGACTTTGATTTCTGATTCGGAGGAATTACAGGCGGCGCAGATGAGTTCTGGTTCGGTTGTAGCGTTCGCTGGCTGGCTGACTGTATTGACGGACGCAGATGGAACTGCTTGCGCACCAAGAGGAAGTGATTTGGCACGCGAATCCATCGGCGGTGATTGGTTGTTCGGGAGTGGTAGATTGGGTGATGAGAAGGAGTGGCGACGGGCTTGTGTGGGTGAGGTATGCGCGTATTCGGCAAGGGTGGCTGGGGCGAGTGAGCTTTGCGGTGGGACTGTTGCCGACTGCTCGGTGGGGAGGCTCAAGGGCGATTGGGTTTGGTCTGAGGCGCCAGCGGTGCTTGCAGAAGGCGTGTTTTTTGGCTTGGGTGTCGTCTTCTTTCGTCTGCTCGACGTTGCGGCTGCAGTGGAGTTACGAGCTCCCCGCGCCTTTCCTTTTGGCCAGCCCTGCTGCTTTTTTGCCTTTGGCTCTTCTGGTGGAGCAGAAGATTGCATTGCCGGCGGTGCAGCTGTGTGTGTTGCTTCGTCGGAAGGTGTCTGTGTTTGCGCGGTCGGGTCGGTCGGAGCTACGTCAGGCGATGTCTCTAAAGGGAGTTTCATCTCTGCAGCGGCGGACAGGGTATGCTGGACATTGGTATCAGACGGTGGCAAAGGTGCTGGATACGGGCTTGTAGGGTCGCGCATTTGTGGTGTTTGCTGAGATTGTTGTTCTGCTGGGGCTGATTGGGACACGCTCCACCGCTTTGCCGTCGAAGGTGGTGAGTGTGCCGTCTGGGTCGAGACGTTGAAGAAGTCTAGCAGGAGCTGGGCATCAGATAGGCGGTCGCTAGGGTCGCCGGTGTTTTGGTGCATGCGGCTGCCGCTATCTACCATCTGCTCGACGTTGTAGGGTCGGTTTGAGATGTGACTAGTGGCCGGTCTCGAGTGGGCCTGGCCGTACTGGGGAGAGCCGTAGACCTCGGAGCGTGCCCTCTTTGCAGGCCGGTCGGTGTAAGGATATGTAGGGTCTCTCGCAAAGGCTTGCGTTGGGGCGCGTTCGCCGATGGGGAGGGAGCCGGCTATGGGCGACGTCGGCAGCTGGTTGGCAGGGCGCGAGAGGCCAACATAGGCCGGACTTGTATGCTGCGATATCATGGCGACGTCTGCCAGAGCTTCAATGGGCGATGGCTGCGCCAGGGAAAAGTGCGGCGGAGGTTGTGCGGAGCGCAAAGCTGGCTCATACGTCACCGGCGGCGTTGGCTGTCCGCCAGCTGTGCGCGTGCTCTTCCCGAGAGCAGACGGCGCAACTGGAGGGCCATTGCCATTGCCGGGGCGTGATAGCGACGCGGTGCGAGTATTGGCTGTGCCGGCGGGGTGCGCCCTCGAGGGCTCCGTCGGTTGCAGGACTGGGGACAGAGGCTCGTAGATGGGCGGCGGCGGGGTGGCGGCGCGCGCCGAAGCTTGCCGGTACTCGTGCTTGAAAGATGTAACTCGTCTCatggtggtggtggctgCGGACGTGGATGCAGTTGGGGCCTCGGGGGTGCGAGGTACTCTGGCTCTGGCTGGCGTCGTTCGCAGCGCGGCTATGGGGCGGCTTGAGAGACAGCGGAGAGACGGGCGGAGGAGCAGGCGGGTGCGAGCATATCCTGCGTCGGAGCGACAGTGGCGCCGTGGACAGCGAACGAGTGTCGAGGGAGTGTGGTGGTGGATGGTCGAGGAGATGTCGCGGGGAATTGTATAGGGAATGTTCCCAATGTCGCGGCCGCAGACAATCAATCACCGTCCAACAAGCCGGCTCGGGGACACCAGCGCGAACACCTCAGCCACAGCGCACCATGCAAGAATAAGAGAAGAGTTGCGATGGTGTGAAACAGAGCCTCAGGCGCAAATACAGACTGTGGGCAATGCTGGTGCTTGGGGGAGCCCTGTGGAGGGTTGAGCGCCTTCATTCGCTGCAAGCCCGCGTCTCCGATTCGAGCGCTCTACTGTAATGATTTGGAAAGTCAAGATACTACATAGAAGCCACCATGGCCGCCTCACGCACCGTGGCCGGCTTGCTGTtctcttcgtcttcttcgtcttcctCCACTGTCTACACTCATGCCTCCCTTTTTCAGCAACTACTCCCGGCTCGAGGTGCGGCCAACGTCGCTCTTGCTGCCATCACGTGGCTCCGACGCTCGGACCCCCCATCGCCGTTCGTGGATAGGTAGATGCCGCATGTTCACCGTCGACACGCTCACTTTCCACTCTCCCCCCACGCCGCCCGTCGACTTCAACCCCAGCAGCCCGTCCTTTACCGTCCACTACAGTCGCCAAAGTATGAGTCGAGGAGGAAAATTGGCCCCGGAAGTTAACCGGTGCGTCCGTCCTTCTCCGCATCGCGTGCCCAGCCAGGGCAAGGCTATGACGGCCAAACTCACACGACCCATGCGCTAACATGACATTTGTAGAGCTCTCTTCGTGAAGAACCTGAGGTCAGTGGCACGTCAACATCACGTCGCGAATCTCTTCTAACAACCCGCCAGCTTCAACGTCACCCCAGCTGAACTCTTCGATCTCTTTGGCAAGTTCGGCCCAGTCCGGTATGTCGTCTTCTCCTCCCATGCGCCAGCGCATGCGCGCCTCTGCTGTCACCTCAGCCACTAACAACACTGCAGCCAAATCCGCCAGGGCATCGCCAACAACACAAAGGGCACAGCCTTCGTTGTCTATGAAGACGTAATGGACGCAAAGTCGGCGTGCGACAAGCTGAACGGCTTTAACTTCCAGAATAGGTATCTCGTCGGTACGTGCACCATGTCACCCGCTACCCATGTCGTGTAGCATCATTCGCTGACTGTGTTATCGCAGTATTATATCACCAGCCAGATAAGATGCTCAAGGCCGCGAGTGATCTCGCCGAACGCCAAGAAAACTTAGAAAAACTCAAAAAACAACATGGCATTGATTAGGGGTGCGAGAGGCCTCAGGAACAGGTGACATCGCGCGAGCGAAGCAATGACAAGACTCCTGTGGGCCTCAAGACGGATAGCGTGATTTCCCGACGCTCTTCGAGCCGCGGCGGCGACACGCGCTCCTCGACGACGACCAATTCGATTTCAGCGGAAAAGACCGGCACCCCTTCCCCGATGACTACTACAGCCACCGCCTCCTGCCGCAGTTGCGACTGGCGTGGTGTCAAGCAATCGCTCAAGGGCATATGGAAGTCGGCACACGGCGTTAAGAGGTCATGACCCGTTTACGAACGATGAGGGTTTTTTTGCTGCACATTTTCTTGGGCCCAGCTTGCTTTACTCTTTTTTTCAAGCCCGAGGATTGAAACTGGTTTTGCCCACATAAGGACGTTATGGTCGTTTAATCAGATTGCATCAAAGGCCCCTGGGTTTTATCTCGTTCATCTAAACAGACACACTTTGGAAACTGTCGGAAAGCAACTTTAAGCGCCGACGAGGAATATCAAAGATGATTTCTCTCTTCTCTCAATTATATCTGAAGCTTTGCATGATGTATCTGAACAACAAACAGCACAGCTTTGAGATGGCTTACGCGGCTTATTTTGCGGAGAGAGACAGCTCACTTGCTCTCTAAAAGGCCTTACGTACCTCTGTCTCTCTAGGCCCGAAGTCCTTCCGTGATCGCCCTACTTACGCCACCGACACAGCCTACCTCCCTGTAACCATTCATGCCCGTGATGTATGCACAGAAATACTAGGGATAAATATCGTGTGTCGCGGATAATTATATCATAAGTTCATCAATTTACACTACGACATACTACGAAGTCTAGAGAATACTTCGTCTCCCAGCTGAACAACCATACTAATTGAACTTTTCTCTCACACAAACGCCTTGAACGCCACAAAATGCATACCACATGCATCTACCACCCCCTCCTCTTCCCCCTCTCTTCTCTCCCCTTCTCCTTCCGATTAACCCTCTTAACATCATGCCGTCTTCTCTTCTCCATGCCCCATTTAACCGGATCAACAACAGCCTCAaccttcctcttcctccgcCTCTCCTCCCTTCTCTCCCTCAAGCCCTTCGTTACCTCCGCCATAATCTTCAGATACTCCTGCGTACCCAGTCGTTTCTGCAGCGTATTCATGACTTCTGTGGCTTTGTCGCCAAGGGCCCTGTGCGCGTCTGAGCGGGGTGCTGTGGCGTTTGTGGTAGCGAGCGTGGAGAGCGTGGTGAGGAGATGGGGAAGCGAGGAGGCGAAGGGGTCGAGGGGGGATTTTGCGGAGAGCGTGTCGAAGAGGGATAGGATGGATGTTTTGGCGGGCATGGTGGATTTGTCTTTGCGGAGGATGCCGGAGAGGCGAATGGTTAGGCGGTGGATGGCTGTTGGCGGGGTGGCGGAGGTGGGGGCTTGGGGTTTGGTGCGTTGGGGGGGAGGTGAGAAGCCGGCGAagtcttcttcttgttcGGCATCTGAGGCTTCGCCTGCGTCGGCTGTTGCTGCCACGGTACCTTCCACCTcttcgtcatcgtcgtcgtcaccCGTCTTTTGCCAGTGCCACTTTGCCCCGTTGACGGCTAGACAGCGAGCGAGGAAGGCAATGTTCTTGACACTCTGCGTACAAAGTTGTTCCGAGACCTCTGGGTTGAGCAGGTTTCGCAAGAAAGCATTGCATAGCTGCGTCATGTTCTGTTCCGcgagctgcaagccaccaGAACCTTCCAATGGAAGAGCTTCGAGACCGGTGTCCTTGTTCGATATGCCGAGATGAGAAAAGTACGTGCCCAACAACTCTGCAGCTTTGAGCTTAACCCACATGTGCGGGTAGGTTGTGCTAGCCTGGACTGCAGTCCAGAGGCTGTCTTTGCTCGAAGAGAACATTGTGTCTGCGTACTTCTTGCACACTTTAGACAACAGGATGAGGGAGTAGTACAACAATTCCCAGTCGTCGTCGTCCCGTCGACTGAGGCATTCGTCAATGATCGCGTCTATTCGGTTAAGGACATATGAGAGTTCTTTCGGCTCTTCATCGTCCTCCATAGCCTCAAAGTAGAAGCCCCAGCACTGGATGCCAAGTCGTTTCAGGCCTACGTTGTCGTCTTGTTCCAGCCAACTCTTGAGATCAGCCGCGAAGCTTTGCAGTCGCTTGTCGCTGGCATGTTGGAATAACCTCTTGACAAGCAGACTGGCCATCTCCCGGCATTTGCCCGAATCGTCGTTGGCTACAGTATTGATGAGTGGCAGGAACATGAGCCCGTGGTATTCGTACTGTGCCTTCTCCGGGAACCGGGGTAGGGCCTTGCCGATGATGAGATCCAGAGCTTCCATGACGGATTGTCTACCCTCGACATGCTCGTATCGCAAGTTCTTGAGAAGAAATTCAATCTGCTTCTTGAAGCGCTTCTCACTTTGTGTGTAAGATGTCAGGAACTGAAAGTAGTGAGTGCGAGCAACGTCACGCGCAGATCTTGTCTGGTTCGTGACCATCATCTCGGCAACCTTGTCCATGGCCTCGTATATCTCAGGCACCTCAAAGTTCCGGTTCATGACAGCTTTGAGGAACCCAAACGTGACTCCGGAACGGTCCGGTTCGTCCAAGTCAGGCATCATACGTTTGAGAAGATTGCCAATGTCGCGTTCCTTGACTTGGACATTTGGTCGCTCGCGTAAAACCGCCGAGACCAACTTCAGCGATGCTTGTGCGAGCTCGGTGTTGGACGACATGGCGCCCTTGATAGCGCGCATCGCCTCATCAATATAGACGGGGCAGTTGGTGTCCAACTCGGTCATTGGAACCTTAATGATGGTTGTGAGGAGACGAACAGCCGAGACCTGAACCTCTTCCTGTCCTTGCACCATGGCATCACCGATAATCGGCAGGAAGCCAGCCAAGTTCTGTGGGGTCTGGAGCTCTTCATGCTTGCGCATCACGGTTCGAAGGATATCCATACCAAAGCGGATCATCTTGTAGAGATAGGAGGAGGTGCTCAGTCTGGCTCCGGACTTGGCCGCACCCTTGTTGTTGATCAGGTAGCGCTTGTTCTTGGGATCGATCTTCGCTTTCTTCTCGGTAGACGTATTCGCCGCGTAGACCTCCTGAATGAGCTCGTAGCAGAAGACCAGTATATCTCTGTTGTTGACTGTAGGGTTCTGGAGGACGCCCAACCCGATACGTCGCAGGAGTTCATCGATCTTCTGAACCATCCTTGCGTTGAGCTTTTCAATCAAGAGCGACCTGATCGGAAGAACAAGCTTGATGATGTGCGCGGGTGTAGCCGATCTTGCTATGATGTCCATGGAGTCAAAACTCTTGCTGCTCTTCACTTCCTTCATCTTGGAAATGTATTCCTCTGCGTCTTTCTCCTGGCCTGTTGCGCCGAAAGTGTC from Pyrenophora tritici-repentis strain M4 chromosome 1, whole genome shotgun sequence encodes the following:
- a CDS encoding TNG2, Chromatin remodeling protein, contains PhD zinc finger; amino-acid sequence: MISQHTSPAYVGLSRPANQLPTSPIAGSLPIGERAPTQAFARDPTYPYTDRPAKRARSEVYGSPQYGQAHSRPATSHISNRPYNVEQMVDSGSRMHQNTGDPSDRLSDAQLLLDFFNVSTQTAHSPPSTAKRWSVSQSAPAEQQSQQTPQMRDPTSPYPAPLPPSDTNVQHTLSAAAEMKLPLETSPDVAPTDPTAQTQTPSDEATHTAAPPAMQSSAPPEEPKAKKQQGWPKGKARGARNSTAAATSSRRKKTTPKPKNTPSASTAGASDQTQSPLSLPTEQSATVPPQSSLAPATLAEYAHTSPTQARRHSFSSPNLPLPNNQSPPMDSRAKSLPLGAQAVPSASVNTVSQPANATTEPELICAACNSSESEIKVGDGEQWIGCDGCKEWYHYPCAGFNSEREVREVNKFYCEPCRPKFGETTSRSTDAHWAYSSNMVQRFVNPSEPTQLLTTLV